A window of the Radiobacillus deserti genome harbors these coding sequences:
- a CDS encoding NfeD family protein: MELLAFDWITFIITGLGTLFLFGELLVNRKGVFALVGIAFISVYFLSYLDTGTFFLMITIYFVGLLLIIIDGKLLNDGTLATIGSVAMLISVGLTAPNWAAGFYAILGVLIGGFGSLLFLKVYKRRDMWTKIALIDRLTKEEGYNSINSSYESLVEQRAITVTDMRPVGTIRIGENEYSAISNGKWIEKGTLVKVTQVDGTKILVTEVIQ, from the coding sequence ACTTTCATTATTACAGGATTGGGTACTTTATTTTTATTTGGAGAGCTCTTAGTGAACAGAAAAGGTGTTTTTGCTTTAGTTGGTATCGCTTTTATTTCCGTTTATTTCTTGTCCTATTTAGATACGGGAACCTTTTTCCTTATGATTACTATTTACTTTGTAGGGCTCCTCCTGATTATAATCGATGGAAAGCTTTTAAATGATGGAACTCTGGCGACGATCGGATCTGTAGCTATGCTAATATCGGTAGGATTAACCGCTCCAAATTGGGCGGCTGGATTCTATGCAATCTTAGGGGTACTCATTGGGGGATTCGGATCTTTACTGTTCTTGAAAGTATATAAAAGAAGAGATATGTGGACGAAAATAGCGCTTATAGACCGCTTAACGAAAGAAGAAGGGTATAACTCTATCAACAGTAGTTATGAGTCGTTAGTGGAACAGAGAGCAATAACAGTAACAGATATGAGACCTGTAGGGACAATTCGGATTGGCGAGAACGAGTACAGTGCCATATCAAATGGGAAGTGGATAGAAAAAGGAACGTTAGTAAAAGTGACACAAGTAGACGGTACGAAAATATTAGTAACAGAGGTTATACAATAG